A DNA window from Abditibacteriota bacterium contains the following coding sequences:
- the murD gene encoding UDP-N-acetylmuramoyl-L-alanine--D-glutamate ligase, with protein MEYSGKNVSVVGLARSGKACAERLAEEGAKVSVYDMCSFNDKADDILDLMNKGVTVYCRSNDIDLDNTDQIVVSPGIPPTAPFFAEADSRGIEIISEIELAWRLSPCPILAVTGTNGKTTTTVMAGKILKESGLDYFIGGNVAGYKPSVSCRSREGLTLIECVGKAEADSVIVCEISTFQLERCNTFAPAGAALLNVGTDHLDRHGTRENYAALKAKLFRYQKEDARAVLNDDDPFVSGLKDRLGSRVYTFSLEHPVERGCYCRDGKIIYCDNGAEEEILDTSCLQVPGRHNIANAMAAILLVRDFASAGVHRALAGFGGVSHRMETICEIKGVRYVNNSMCTNVQAAVSSVRAVEGGQVLICGGKDKGSDFTDFARAVKETCSYAVVIGVDRDKILDAFRKEGFEACCPAGTLKEAVLTAAEKARPGDTVALTPGCASFDMFSGFQDRGEQFAACVKELSDNG; from the coding sequence ATGGAGTATTCAGGGAAGAACGTGTCCGTAGTGGGCCTGGCCAGATCCGGCAAGGCCTGCGCAGAAAGACTTGCCGAAGAAGGGGCGAAGGTGTCCGTGTATGACATGTGCTCCTTCAATGACAAGGCGGACGATATCCTCGACCTTATGAACAAAGGCGTCACCGTGTATTGCCGGTCCAACGATATAGACCTGGACAACACGGATCAGATCGTCGTGTCTCCCGGCATACCTCCCACGGCTCCCTTCTTCGCCGAAGCCGACAGCCGGGGCATCGAGATCATATCGGAGATAGAGCTGGCCTGGCGCCTCAGCCCCTGTCCCATACTGGCAGTCACCGGCACCAACGGCAAGACCACCACTACGGTCATGGCCGGCAAGATATTGAAGGAGAGCGGGCTGGACTATTTTATCGGCGGCAACGTGGCGGGCTACAAGCCCTCCGTCAGCTGCCGGAGCCGGGAGGGGCTCACCCTCATTGAGTGCGTGGGCAAGGCCGAGGCCGACTCGGTGATAGTGTGCGAGATATCCACCTTTCAGCTGGAGAGGTGCAACACCTTCGCTCCCGCCGGAGCCGCTCTTCTCAACGTAGGCACGGACCATCTGGACAGGCACGGCACCCGGGAAAACTACGCGGCCCTCAAGGCCAAGCTCTTCCGTTATCAGAAGGAGGATGCCCGGGCCGTCCTCAACGACGACGACCCCTTTGTCTCCGGTCTGAAGGACCGCCTCGGGAGCCGGGTCTATACCTTTTCACTGGAGCATCCGGTGGAAAGAGGCTGCTACTGTCGGGACGGCAAGATCATCTATTGCGACAATGGCGCAGAGGAGGAGATACTGGATACCTCCTGTCTGCAGGTGCCCGGCCGGCACAATATAGCCAACGCCATGGCGGCCATACTCCTCGTCAGGGACTTTGCCTCTGCCGGCGTCCACAGGGCCCTTGCGGGCTTCGGAGGGGTCAGCCACCGCATGGAGACCATATGCGAGATAAAGGGCGTCAGATACGTCAACAATTCCATGTGCACCAACGTACAGGCCGCCGTCAGCTCCGTCAGGGCTGTGGAGGGGGGCCAGGTGCTCATATGCGGAGGCAAGGACAAGGGCTCCGATTTCACGGACTTTGCCCGGGCAGTCAAAGAGACCTGCTCCTATGCTGTGGTCATAGGCGTGGACAGAGACAAGATCCTCGACGCCTTCCGGAAGGAGGGCTTTGAAGCCTGCTGCCCCGCCGGGACCCTGAAGGAAGCGGTCCTGACCGCGGCGGAGAAAGCCCGGCCCGGAGACACGGTGGCCCTGACTCCCGGCTGCGCCAGCTTTGACATGTTTTCCGGCTTCCAGGACAGAGGGGAGCAGTTCGCAGCCTGCGTAAAGGAGCTCTCGGACAATGGATAG
- a CDS encoding UDP-N-acetylmuramoyl-tripeptide--D-alanyl-D-alanine ligase: MRYTLNEVAAALGGKPDRDGDAVIEGISTDTRAIRPGEVFFALIGDTHDGHNYLQGLKDCAAAVVSRPVEGLAFPVIRVPDTLKALGDFAAFHRSRCPALTIGITGSVGKTSTKEMTASLLEELGPCVKTHANFNNEIGLPLTVLQAGEDTRTLVTEMGMRGPGQIAYLCRIARPDIGIITNIGLSHIELLKTQDNIASAKAELLEALAPSGAAFVNWDGRYHKRLRNACKGRFFTFGANSDADIYPVDPRLSGEGIRFSAVTPFGVLTELFIPTLAEHYMINALAAVGCALYCGVSEDYIRGKLAEYRNIDKRFNVITSPSGLTVIDDTYNANPASMDGAVRTLARLPGRTRTAILGDMLELGDYAEELHYELGRTVARLQIDRLCCVGELSGHVAEGAAAAGMDPARISRFESSAAMSESIRDGDFRSGDCVLVKGSRSMKMERISLLLINM; this comes from the coding sequence ATGAGATACACCCTGAATGAGGTGGCTGCCGCCCTGGGCGGCAAGCCGGACAGAGACGGAGACGCCGTCATAGAAGGAATATCCACCGACACCCGCGCCATCAGACCGGGCGAGGTGTTTTTTGCCCTTATAGGCGACACCCACGACGGACACAACTACCTGCAGGGCCTGAAGGACTGCGCCGCGGCGGTGGTGTCCAGACCTGTGGAGGGTCTGGCTTTTCCCGTGATACGGGTGCCGGACACACTGAAGGCCCTGGGGGACTTTGCCGCCTTTCACCGCAGCCGGTGTCCCGCTCTGACCATAGGTATCACGGGCTCGGTGGGCAAGACCTCCACCAAGGAGATGACCGCTTCGCTGCTGGAGGAGCTGGGGCCCTGTGTCAAGACCCACGCCAATTTCAACAATGAGATAGGGCTTCCCCTGACCGTGCTCCAGGCCGGAGAAGACACCCGGACTCTGGTGACGGAGATGGGCATGAGAGGCCCCGGGCAGATCGCCTATCTGTGCAGGATAGCCCGGCCGGATATAGGCATCATCACCAATATAGGCCTGTCCCACATAGAGCTGCTGAAGACTCAGGACAACATAGCCTCCGCCAAGGCGGAGCTGCTGGAAGCGCTGGCTCCCTCCGGAGCCGCCTTTGTGAACTGGGACGGCAGATACCACAAGAGACTGAGAAACGCCTGCAAGGGTCGTTTTTTTACCTTTGGAGCCAATTCGGATGCGGATATATATCCCGTTGACCCCCGCCTGTCCGGCGAGGGCATCCGGTTTTCTGCGGTGACTCCCTTCGGAGTCCTGACGGAGCTCTTTATACCCACTCTGGCGGAGCACTATATGATCAACGCTCTGGCCGCCGTGGGCTGCGCCCTCTACTGCGGAGTGTCCGAGGACTATATCCGCGGGAAGCTGGCGGAATACAGGAACATAGACAAGCGCTTCAACGTGATCACCTCTCCCTCCGGGCTCACGGTCATAGACGACACCTACAATGCCAATCCCGCCTCCATGGACGGGGCCGTCAGGACCCTTGCCCGGCTGCCGGGACGCACCAGGACCGCCATACTGGGCGATATGCTGGAGCTGGGGGATTATGCCGAGGAGCTGCACTATGAGCTGGGCAGGACTGTGGCCAGACTGCAGATAGACCGGCTCTGCTGCGTGGGAGAATTGTCCGGACACGTGGCGGAAGGGGCGGCTGCCGCCGGTATGGACCCGGCCCGTATCAGCCGCTTTGAGTCCTCCGCAGCCATGTCCGAGTCCATCCGCGACGGAGATTTCCGCTCCGGCGACTGCGTGCTGGTAAAAGGGTCCCGGTCCATGAAGATGGAGCGCATCAGTCTGCTGCTGATCAATATGTAG
- a CDS encoding UDP-N-acetylmuramoyl-L-alanyl-D-glutamate--2,6-diaminopimelate ligase — MKFRDLVNGIDNAGQVIFTEADITDICYDSRKVRPGCLFVAINGSNTDGARYIPDAIKGGAAAVLCEKAPETLDLPAGIGYIRSSNALISMAQASARFFDYPSRKMKLIGITGTSGKTTVSHIVYSILNNAGIKTGLIGTIKVAIGDQAAASSHTTPLSRELQEIFANMTDCGAGACVMECSSHALDQGRVEKCDFDICAFLNIARDHLDYHKTADAYKEAKLKLFTEYAGPDAVSVVNLDDTFSREIISKCRGQVVTFSQTGEADVTGRDASVYADHVEFTLCVGDVCVPVYFHMGGEFNISNVLAAAAICYADGISLPDIKKGIELCQPVSGRFQAVKCDRGFSVIVDYAHTPDELEKLLISARKLTKGRLLTLFGCGGNRDRGKRPIMGRIAITNSDRAVISSDNPRYEEPMDIIREIISGIPGEYSARWTVEPDRRKAIREIIREAKKDDLVVIAGKGHEGYQEIKGVRLDFNDLKVAEDALKAI; from the coding sequence ATGAAATTCAGAGATTTAGTAAATGGCATAGACAATGCCGGGCAGGTGATCTTTACCGAAGCGGACATCACCGATATATGCTATGATTCCCGCAAGGTCCGGCCCGGGTGTCTCTTTGTGGCTATAAACGGCTCCAACACGGACGGGGCCAGATATATCCCCGACGCCATAAAGGGCGGCGCCGCCGCCGTGCTCTGCGAAAAGGCTCCCGAGACTCTGGACCTGCCGGCGGGGATAGGCTACATCAGGTCGTCCAACGCCCTCATATCCATGGCTCAGGCCTCCGCCCGGTTTTTTGACTATCCCTCCCGGAAGATGAAGCTCATAGGCATCACCGGCACCAGCGGCAAGACCACCGTCAGCCACATAGTGTATTCCATATTGAACAACGCCGGCATAAAGACCGGCCTCATAGGCACCATCAAGGTGGCCATAGGCGATCAGGCGGCGGCATCCTCCCATACCACGCCTCTTTCCCGGGAGCTCCAGGAGATATTTGCCAACATGACTGACTGCGGCGCCGGAGCCTGCGTCATGGAGTGCTCCTCCCACGCTCTGGATCAGGGCAGGGTGGAAAAGTGCGACTTTGACATCTGCGCCTTTTTGAATATAGCCAGAGACCATCTGGATTATCACAAGACCGCCGACGCCTACAAGGAAGCCAAGCTGAAGCTCTTCACCGAATACGCCGGCCCCGATGCAGTCAGCGTGGTGAACCTGGACGACACCTTTTCCCGGGAGATCATCAGCAAATGCAGGGGACAGGTGGTGACCTTCAGCCAGACCGGCGAGGCGGACGTCACGGGAAGGGACGCCTCCGTGTATGCGGATCACGTGGAGTTTACCCTGTGCGTAGGGGACGTGTGCGTGCCCGTGTATTTTCATATGGGCGGCGAATTCAACATTTCCAACGTGCTGGCTGCGGCGGCCATATGCTACGCCGACGGCATCAGCCTGCCGGACATCAAGAAGGGCATCGAGCTGTGCCAGCCCGTCAGCGGCAGGTTCCAGGCGGTCAAGTGCGACAGAGGCTTTTCGGTGATCGTGGATTATGCCCATACCCCGGACGAGCTGGAAAAGCTGCTCATATCCGCCAGAAAGCTCACCAAGGGCCGCCTGCTGACCCTCTTCGGCTGCGGAGGCAACAGAGACCGGGGCAAGAGACCCATCATGGGCCGCATAGCCATCACCAACAGCGACAGGGCCGTGATCTCCTCCGACAACCCCAGATATGAGGAGCCCATGGACATCATCCGGGAGATCATCTCCGGCATACCCGGGGAATACTCTGCCCGCTGGACCGTGGAGCCGGACAGGAGAAAGGCTATCCGGGAGATCATCCGGGAGGCCAAAAAGGACGATCTGGTGGTCATCGCCGGCAAGGGCCACGAGGGCTATCAGGAAATAAAAGGCGTCAGGCTGGACTTCAACGACCTGAAGGTGGCGGAGGATGCGCTGAAGGCCATATGA
- a CDS encoding penicillin-binding protein 2, giving the protein MSKTNLTRCKQAGAILCLFVLLIIYRLVSVSIFDAGHYRQEEARKSKTFEYKAQRGIIYDRNGYPLVKNEDAAWIGFNKKAEKILLDDILTRKVIKDIRVRDAKKQLLSGGNAQAIAAYVADSDPALILRSDEAAGRVADELKKRFSDPELRDDRVIARRIVRDIAEKLRQKGEVTPGLAREMLAEADEITPGRIETKDKYDTSDAHLGFVKSLLMRLLVDKDINKKEIVVYTDDEAIGLLAKAVNKPKSVVKDKIDKCPKNTCYVVEHGSMKIYDAVRSLQIRGINPELRTVREYPEKELGAGLVGSTTYEYDAVNSDPNATKQMRMETLRGGIEQFYDKELRGSDGYMEANVFWDGKPVADSERKMHAKQDGWNITLTIDRDIQFFAEYALRKVAVNFTPERAMAVVMDPHNGEILAMANYPFWDPNNRKSYNSLLNQNLAAVSAYEPGSTMKAFTVAAAINEGLGPDEVVGSCSGYRYLGNEPPLKCDLHAGKYAHGHGAVTPRIILQESCNLGASYCGERLTGPVLYDYFDKFGLTKKASTEIGNESPGIWTVPSRWGRRDLWSVSFGQHASTTILNVAAGYCAIANGGVYYRPKLIKAIEDGDHAPVKTYTDAGGVVREIDSPDPGVRVISKETSRIVTELLIGCVENGTGKNARIKGVECAGKTGSAQMTAENSAGKIVYTADRMASFVGYAPAYDPKLVVAVWVVKPHGSTHGATVAAPAWKQIMEDSLRYMKIKFSAG; this is encoded by the coding sequence ATGTCAAAGACTAATCTGACGCGGTGCAAGCAGGCAGGGGCGATCCTTTGCCTGTTCGTATTGCTTATAATCTACCGGCTGGTCAGCGTCAGCATATTCGACGCGGGACATTACAGACAGGAAGAGGCCAGAAAATCCAAGACCTTTGAATACAAGGCTCAGAGAGGCATCATCTACGACCGCAACGGCTATCCTCTGGTCAAGAATGAGGACGCGGCCTGGATAGGCTTCAACAAAAAGGCCGAGAAGATACTGCTGGACGACATCCTGACCCGCAAAGTGATCAAGGACATCAGGGTGAGAGACGCCAAGAAGCAGCTGCTCTCCGGCGGCAACGCTCAGGCCATCGCGGCCTATGTGGCGGACAGCGATCCCGCTCTCATACTCCGGAGCGACGAGGCGGCCGGCAGAGTCGCCGACGAGCTGAAAAAAAGGTTTTCCGACCCCGAGCTGAGGGACGACAGGGTCATTGCCCGGCGCATAGTCAGGGATATAGCGGAAAAGCTGCGGCAAAAGGGAGAAGTCACTCCCGGGCTGGCGCGGGAAATGCTGGCGGAGGCAGACGAGATCACTCCGGGACGCATCGAGACCAAGGACAAATACGACACCTCCGACGCTCATCTGGGCTTTGTGAAGAGCCTGCTGATGAGGCTGCTGGTGGATAAGGATATCAACAAAAAAGAGATCGTGGTCTATACGGACGACGAAGCCATAGGACTGCTGGCCAAGGCTGTCAACAAGCCCAAAAGCGTGGTGAAGGACAAGATAGACAAGTGTCCCAAGAACACCTGCTACGTGGTGGAGCACGGTTCCATGAAGATCTACGATGCCGTCAGGAGCCTGCAGATCAGAGGCATCAATCCCGAGCTGAGGACCGTGAGGGAGTATCCCGAAAAGGAGCTGGGTGCCGGACTGGTGGGCTCCACCACCTACGAATACGATGCCGTGAACTCGGATCCCAACGCCACCAAGCAGATGCGTATGGAGACTCTCCGGGGCGGCATCGAGCAGTTTTATGACAAGGAGCTCAGGGGCTCCGACGGCTATATGGAGGCCAACGTCTTCTGGGACGGCAAGCCCGTGGCCGATTCGGAGAGAAAGATGCACGCCAAACAGGACGGCTGGAACATCACCCTGACCATCGACAGGGACATCCAGTTTTTTGCCGAATACGCTCTGAGAAAGGTGGCTGTGAACTTTACGCCCGAAAGGGCTATGGCGGTGGTGATGGATCCCCACAATGGCGAGATACTGGCTATGGCCAACTATCCCTTCTGGGATCCCAACAACCGCAAGAGCTACAACAGCCTCCTGAATCAGAACCTGGCGGCGGTCAGCGCCTATGAGCCTGGCTCTACCATGAAGGCCTTTACGGTGGCCGCAGCCATCAACGAGGGCCTGGGCCCCGACGAGGTGGTGGGCAGCTGCTCCGGCTACAGATATCTGGGCAACGAGCCTCCTCTGAAATGCGATCTGCATGCCGGCAAGTATGCTCACGGCCACGGCGCCGTGACCCCCCGCATCATATTGCAGGAGTCCTGCAACCTGGGGGCTTCCTATTGCGGCGAAAGGCTCACAGGCCCGGTGCTCTACGACTATTTTGACAAGTTCGGCCTGACCAAAAAGGCCAGCACGGAGATAGGCAACGAATCTCCGGGCATATGGACCGTGCCTTCCAGATGGGGCAGGCGTGACCTGTGGTCCGTCAGCTTCGGACAGCACGCCAGCACCACCATCCTGAACGTGGCGGCAGGCTACTGCGCCATAGCCAACGGGGGAGTGTATTACAGGCCGAAGCTGATCAAGGCCATAGAAGACGGCGATCACGCCCCTGTGAAGACCTACACGGACGCCGGCGGAGTGGTCCGGGAGATCGACAGTCCCGATCCGGGGGTGAGAGTGATCTCCAAAGAGACCTCCCGCATCGTCACGGAGCTCCTGATAGGCTGCGTCGAGAACGGTACAGGCAAAAATGCCAGGATCAAGGGCGTGGAGTGCGCCGGCAAGACAGGCAGCGCCCAGATGACGGCCGAAAACAGCGCCGGCAAGATAGTCTATACCGCGGACAGGATGGCTTCCTTTGTGGGCTATGCCCCCGCCTATGACCCGAAGCTGGTGGTGGCCGTATGGGTGGTGAAGCCCCACGGCAGCACCCACGGAGCCACGGTGGCTGCGCCGGCCTGGAAGCAGATCATGGAAGACAGCCTGAGATATATGAAGATAAAGTTTTCTGCTGGATAA
- the rsmH gene encoding 16S rRNA (cytosine(1402)-N(4))-methyltransferase RsmH, protein MSAYHESVLLKEAVDGLDLQPDDTVLDATLGGGGHSREILKRIPEGLLIGLDRDPEAIDECGRSLAAWSNKRLVRANFSELKSVLEGLGAVPCKILFDLGVSGHQLDAPRGFSFMRDEYLDMRMSGPDSGDRPCEWYVNHLPEEELANIIYKYGEERLSRVIARAIVRAREESPVTSTKQLADIVEGAVSFARRGSRIHPATRTFQALRIAVNGELRHIESALEQAVDILPPGGIISVISFHSLEDRIVKTLFRHDSGGCICAPDIPVCICRPRHILKVLTKKPIIPSEEEIRANPRSRSAKLRSAIKTENERARSYHE, encoded by the coding sequence ATGAGCGCTTACCATGAGAGCGTTCTCCTGAAAGAGGCGGTGGACGGGCTGGATCTGCAGCCCGACGACACTGTCCTTGACGCTACTCTGGGAGGGGGCGGTCATTCCCGGGAGATCCTGAAGCGGATCCCCGAGGGGCTCCTCATAGGCCTTGACAGGGATCCCGAAGCCATAGACGAATGCGGCAGATCTCTGGCGGCCTGGAGCAACAAGCGGCTGGTGAGAGCCAACTTCAGCGAGCTGAAAAGCGTCCTGGAGGGCCTGGGCGCGGTCCCCTGCAAGATCCTCTTTGATCTGGGGGTGTCGGGCCATCAGCTGGATGCTCCCCGGGGCTTCAGCTTCATGAGGGACGAGTATCTGGACATGCGTATGTCCGGCCCCGATTCCGGAGACAGGCCCTGCGAGTGGTACGTGAACCACTTGCCGGAGGAAGAGCTGGCGAACATCATATACAAATACGGCGAAGAGCGGCTGTCGAGGGTGATAGCCCGGGCCATAGTCAGGGCCAGGGAGGAGTCTCCCGTCACGAGTACCAAGCAGCTGGCCGATATAGTGGAGGGCGCCGTGTCCTTTGCCCGCAGGGGCTCCAGGATTCATCCCGCCACCAGGACCTTCCAGGCTCTGCGTATCGCAGTCAACGGCGAGCTCAGGCACATTGAGTCCGCGCTGGAACAGGCAGTGGATATACTGCCGCCGGGAGGCATCATATCGGTGATATCCTTTCACAGTCTGGAGGACAGGATAGTCAAGACCCTGTTCCGCCACGACTCCGGGGGATGCATCTGCGCTCCGGACATACCGGTGTGCATCTGCAGGCCGCGGCATATACTGAAGGTGCTCACCAAAAAACCCATCATACCGTCGGAAGAAGAGATCCGGGCAAACCCCCGGTCCAGAAGCGCAAAGCTGAGAAGCGCGATCAAAACAGAAAACGAGAGAGCGAGGAGCTATCATGAATAA
- a CDS encoding homocysteine S-methyltransferase family protein, which yields MSTLLTALNEKKILTGDGAMGTMLSAAGLTGKCPELWCLEAPDKVRAIAEAYIEAGSYLVTTNTFGGTDIKLKECDPALAERADEINRAAVVLAKEAAGDRALVGGDMGSTGHLAKEEYGDIPVDDLYASFSRQARVLKEAGADYIIIETMTSVMEAEAAIRAAKETGLTVICTFAFDLNKRGQFRTFMGVGPEMAAQASVDAGADIVGANCGKDTTIEHMAEITGLIRQVTDKPVIINSNAGAPILDNGQITYNETPEKMASFVPALIEAGASIIGGCCGTTPAHIKAIAEAIRKYQA from the coding sequence ATGTCCACATTGCTGACAGCATTGAACGAAAAGAAGATCCTGACCGGCGACGGAGCCATGGGGACCATGCTCAGCGCCGCGGGCCTGACGGGCAAGTGTCCCGAGCTGTGGTGTCTGGAGGCTCCGGACAAGGTCAGGGCCATAGCGGAGGCCTACATAGAGGCGGGCAGCTATCTGGTGACCACCAACACCTTCGGGGGCACCGACATCAAGCTGAAGGAGTGCGACCCCGCTCTGGCCGAGAGGGCCGACGAGATCAACAGAGCGGCAGTGGTCCTGGCCAAAGAGGCGGCCGGGGACCGGGCTCTGGTGGGAGGCGACATGGGCTCCACCGGCCATCTGGCCAAAGAAGAATACGGCGACATACCCGTGGACGACCTGTACGCATCCTTTTCCCGGCAGGCCCGGGTCCTGAAGGAAGCGGGGGCGGACTACATCATCATAGAGACCATGACCTCCGTCATGGAAGCCGAGGCTGCCATAAGGGCTGCCAAGGAAACGGGGCTGACCGTGATCTGCACCTTTGCCTTTGACCTCAACAAGAGGGGCCAGTTCCGCACCTTTATGGGAGTAGGCCCGGAGATGGCGGCCCAGGCCTCCGTGGACGCGGGAGCGGACATAGTGGGCGCCAACTGCGGCAAGGACACCACCATAGAGCACATGGCAGAGATCACGGGGCTCATCAGACAGGTCACGGACAAGCCTGTGATCATCAACTCCAACGCGGGAGCGCCCATACTGGACAACGGGCAGATCACCTACAACGAGACTCCCGAAAAGATGGCCTCCTTCGTCCCGGCCCTCATCGAGGCCGGCGCCTCCATCATAGGCGGCTGCTGCGGCACTACCCCGGCCCACATCAAGGCCATAGCCGAAGCCATTCGCAAATATCAGGCCTGA
- a CDS encoding glycoside hydrolase family 127 protein, which translates to MTDFFENARLRPAGLENTTLYGELGRQLDSVLRFYYSIPNDDLLKPYRLCRGLPAPGKPMGGVYVSHSPFGQYLSAYARFYKATGEEKYREKAVYLMDEWGKTIEEDGFFFDTRKPFLSCYYYDKLVCGLVDIANLCGEERAMDYLARITDWEEKHVPETRKYCDTVGQDTGEWYTQSENLYKAYMVSGDERYKMYASKWEYSEYWNEILNRDYENMYKKSPWHHAYSHVNTFSGAGMAYIVTGSEIYVDILKAAYEFLQNEQCYVTGGYGSGENMAPRSVVADQLKHASHHFETQCGSWAGFKLSKYLTCFTGEARYSDWVERLILNCIGASLPNTGEGRVFYHSEYKTCGAHKRHYHASPWPCCTGTRPQAVCEYKDLLYFTDEDSVYVAQYFASEAELTVKGQRVSVSQKKSAFPTEPKAKVTVDADCEFALKFRIPGWAASEPVVRVNGQKVSYKKELGWGVLSRSWQKGDEVEIDLPMEFRVNYLFDDESLPWAVTYGPMAMAFRGGADVNPALFVEPDKIAEDFEPMPCEELTWRRRDNHDIVMKPFYMYKENEEYFLYMDPEADISLATYRLADFEGAWRRLESFAASEDREARCTYRFKGRGVRVRYHGRHVGGIARVLLDGEVKGEIDFFNESNDIALFRDFDSDSVGEHILTLEPAGTKCSRSRGEEINVCGFELLCDM; encoded by the coding sequence ATGACAGACTTTTTTGAGAATGCCAGGCTCAGGCCCGCGGGGCTTGAGAACACCACGCTTTACGGCGAGCTGGGGCGCCAGCTGGACAGCGTGCTCCGCTTTTATTACAGCATACCCAACGACGACCTGCTGAAGCCCTACCGGCTGTGCAGGGGCCTGCCCGCCCCCGGCAAGCCCATGGGAGGGGTCTACGTGAGCCATTCCCCCTTCGGGCAGTACCTGTCCGCCTACGCCAGATTTTACAAGGCCACCGGCGAGGAAAAATACAGAGAAAAGGCAGTGTATCTCATGGACGAGTGGGGCAAGACCATCGAGGAGGACGGCTTCTTCTTCGATACCCGGAAGCCCTTCCTCTCCTGCTACTACTACGACAAGCTGGTGTGCGGGCTGGTGGATATAGCCAACCTGTGCGGCGAGGAGCGGGCCATGGACTATCTCGCCCGTATCACCGACTGGGAAGAAAAGCACGTGCCCGAGACCAGAAAATACTGCGACACCGTGGGGCAGGATACAGGGGAGTGGTACACCCAGTCCGAGAATCTGTACAAGGCCTATATGGTGTCCGGAGACGAAAGGTATAAAATGTACGCCTCCAAGTGGGAATACTCCGAGTACTGGAACGAGATACTGAACCGGGACTATGAGAATATGTACAAAAAGTCTCCCTGGCATCACGCCTACAGCCACGTGAACACCTTCAGCGGCGCAGGCATGGCCTATATAGTGACCGGCAGCGAAATATACGTGGATATACTGAAGGCCGCCTACGAGTTCCTGCAGAACGAGCAGTGCTACGTCACCGGCGGCTACGGCTCCGGAGAAAATATGGCTCCCCGCAGCGTGGTGGCGGACCAGCTGAAGCATGCCAGCCACCATTTTGAGACCCAGTGCGGCAGCTGGGCGGGCTTCAAGCTCTCCAAATACCTTACCTGCTTCACCGGCGAGGCCCGGTATTCCGACTGGGTGGAGCGGCTGATACTGAACTGCATCGGCGCCTCCCTGCCCAACACGGGAGAGGGACGGGTGTTCTATCATTCGGAATACAAGACCTGCGGCGCCCACAAGCGGCACTACCACGCCTCGCCTTGGCCCTGCTGCACAGGCACCAGACCTCAGGCTGTGTGCGAATACAAGGATCTCCTGTATTTCACCGACGAGGACAGCGTATACGTGGCCCAGTATTTTGCTTCGGAGGCAGAGCTGACGGTGAAGGGCCAAAGGGTGTCCGTAAGCCAGAAAAAGAGCGCCTTCCCCACAGAGCCCAAGGCGAAAGTGACCGTGGATGCAGACTGCGAGTTCGCTCTGAAGTTCCGCATACCCGGGTGGGCGGCGTCGGAGCCCGTGGTCCGGGTCAACGGCCAAAAGGTCTCCTACAAAAAGGAGCTGGGCTGGGGCGTCCTCAGCCGCAGCTGGCAAAAGGGCGACGAGGTGGAGATCGACCTGCCCATGGAGTTCAGGGTCAACTATCTCTTTGATGACGAGAGCCTGCCCTGGGCCGTGACCTACGGACCTATGGCCATGGCCTTCCGGGGCGGCGCCGACGTGAACCCGGCCCTCTTTGTGGAGCCGGACAAGATAGCCGAGGACTTTGAGCCCATGCCCTGCGAAGAGCTCACCTGGCGGCGCCGGGACAACCATGACATAGTCATGAAGCCCTTCTATATGTATAAGGAAAACGAGGAATACTTCCTGTATATGGACCCCGAGGCGGATATAAGCCTTGCCACCTATCGGCTGGCCGACTTTGAGGGAGCGTGGAGAAGGCTGGAATCCTTTGCCGCCTCGGAGGACAGGGAGGCCCGCTGCACCTACCGGTTCAAAGGCAGGGGCGTAAGGGTCCGCTATCACGGCAGGCATGTCGGAGGCATAGCCAGAGTCCTTCTGGACGGAGAGGTAAAGGGAGAGATAGATTTCTTCAACGAGTCCAACGACATAGCCCTGTTCCGGGACTTTGACTCCGACAGCGTCGGGGAGCATATCCTGACTCTGGAGCCGGCGGGGACCAAATGCTCCAGGAGCCGGGGAGAGGAGATCAACGTATGCGGCTTTGAGCTGCTCTGCGATATGTAG